In the Nitrospirota bacterium genome, one interval contains:
- a CDS encoding DUF512 domain-containing protein, protein MLEIVHVQPGSTAARSGLNPGDRIVSINNQNVNDVIDFQFLVADEKLALVVRTAAGAQRRINVRKHPDDRLGLAFPPLPVKRCRNKCIFCFVDQMPRGCRKTLYVKDDDYRASFLYGNFITLGALSETDWERIFRQRLSPLYISVHTTDPGLRSSLLRNKQAPDIMQSLKRLAAGGIRMHTQIVLCPGINDGEHLSRTLSDLATLFPAVASIAVVPVGVTRFRKGLFSLSSFTRRRAFAVLRSVNSFGDRFKKRYGTRLVFPSDEFYIKAQEPIPPPSFYEDFPQIENGVGLAATFLREVSRSRLPSRMPPVSATVVTGVSASGILDIVLARMRTIEGVTMRKIIAKNRFFGPSVTVTGLLTGSDILHALRGKRLGDVLIIPSSALNEDEALFLDGMSLEQLQRQVRVKVVVAEGFKGMMKALRSTGGRA, encoded by the coding sequence TTGCTTGAGATCGTTCATGTCCAGCCCGGAAGTACAGCAGCGCGGTCGGGCCTCAATCCCGGCGACCGCATCGTATCAATCAATAACCAGAACGTCAACGATGTGATCGACTTTCAATTTCTCGTTGCTGATGAGAAACTGGCGCTGGTCGTCAGAACGGCTGCCGGCGCCCAGCGCAGGATCAATGTCCGCAAGCATCCTGATGACAGGCTCGGTCTTGCCTTCCCCCCGCTCCCGGTAAAACGCTGCCGTAACAAATGTATCTTCTGCTTCGTGGACCAGATGCCCCGGGGATGCCGGAAGACGCTTTACGTGAAGGACGACGATTATCGGGCGTCGTTTCTGTATGGCAATTTTATAACGCTGGGTGCACTTTCTGAGACGGATTGGGAGCGGATATTCCGGCAGCGGTTGAGCCCTCTGTACATTTCCGTGCATACGACCGACCCCGGGCTGCGGTCGTCCCTGCTGAGGAACAAGCAGGCTCCGGATATCATGCAGAGCCTGAAGCGTCTGGCCGCGGGCGGGATCAGGATGCACACGCAGATCGTACTGTGCCCCGGGATCAACGACGGCGAACACCTGTCCCGGACCCTCTCCGATCTGGCCACTCTCTTCCCCGCAGTCGCTTCGATCGCCGTGGTCCCGGTCGGGGTCACCCGGTTCAGGAAAGGCCTGTTCAGTCTCAGTTCCTTCACGCGTCGAAGGGCTTTCGCGGTTCTGCGCTCCGTCAACAGCTTCGGTGACCGGTTCAAGAAGAGGTACGGGACTCGTCTGGTCTTCCCTTCCGATGAATTCTATATCAAGGCTCAGGAACCCATTCCGCCTCCGTCGTTCTACGAGGACTTCCCGCAGATCGAGAACGGCGTCGGTTTGGCTGCAACCTTTTTGCGCGAGGTCTCAAGGAGCCGGCTCCCGTCGCGGATGCCTCCGGTCTCTGCCACGGTCGTTACCGGCGTTTCCGCCAGCGGCATTTTGGACATCGTGCTCGCCCGAATGAGAACGATCGAGGGAGTGACGATGCGAAAAATCATCGCGAAGAACCGTTTCTTCGGGCCCTCCGTGACCGTGACGGGTCTCCTGACCGGTTCCGATATCCTGCATGCCCTGCGAGGCAAACGGCTGGGTGATGTGCTTATCATCCCGTCGTCAGCGCTGAACGAGGATGAAGCCCTGTTCCTGGACGGTATGAGCCTTGAACAGCTTCAACGGCAGGTTCGGGTGAAAGTCGTGGTCGCTGAGGGGTTCAAAGGGATGATGAAGGCGCTGCGAAGCACAGGGGGACGAGCATGA
- the pilB gene encoding type IV-A pilus assembly ATPase PilB, translating into MSGRLGAMLVSSGLITDDQLKKALSSQKTEGGRLGSILVKLGFVQEDKLMTFLSKQYGVPYVDLNKFEINPTVIKHIPADVAQKYRIMPINRAGATITIAMVDPSNIFAIDDIKFMTGYNVEAVVATEGAIVEAIKKYYGGGKALVTARGGAAVATKDDKRLTLDAKDYDMTDESENEFVDELDTGGEVDIDDFDSLVHGAVDELEVVEDQGLDQLSAEVEAPIVKLVNGILLRAANMGVSDIHIEPYEKKFRVRYRLDGVLTTVMGLPMKIKNAIISRVKIMSSLDIAERRLPQDGRIKLKMGKSKVMDYRVSVLPCLFGEKIVLRLLDKSNLQLDMTKLGFDEDQLKDFKDALNRPYGMVLVTGPTGSGKTTTLYSALSELNTDDVNLLTAEDPVEFNLMGINQVQMKDEIGLNFAAALRSFLRQDPDIIMVGETRDYETAEIGVKAALTGHLVLTTLHTNDAPSTINRMLNMGVEPFLVSSAVILIVAQRLVRKVCQNCKKPEKIPVQAFIDAGFDPEEAKTVVSHKGEGCTVCNKTGYKGRVALYEVMPIKDEIKELVLQGASVFDIKKQAITGGMKTLRRSGLLKVKSGLTSLEEVIENTFPDNQESR; encoded by the coding sequence ATGTCCGGTAGGCTCGGCGCGATGCTGGTATCGTCGGGCCTGATCACTGATGATCAATTGAAAAAGGCGCTATCCTCCCAGAAGACGGAGGGCGGCAGACTGGGGTCGATTCTCGTAAAACTCGGCTTTGTGCAGGAAGACAAACTGATGACCTTTCTGAGCAAGCAGTACGGCGTCCCCTATGTGGATCTGAACAAGTTCGAGATCAATCCCACCGTCATCAAGCATATCCCCGCCGACGTAGCCCAGAAATACCGGATCATGCCCATCAACCGGGCGGGCGCGACGATTACGATCGCCATGGTAGACCCGTCTAACATCTTCGCCATTGACGACATCAAGTTCATGACCGGTTACAACGTAGAAGCAGTGGTGGCAACCGAGGGCGCGATCGTTGAGGCCATCAAGAAATACTATGGCGGCGGCAAGGCCCTGGTGACTGCCCGTGGCGGAGCCGCGGTCGCGACCAAGGATGACAAGAGACTCACCCTCGATGCCAAGGATTACGATATGACCGACGAGAGTGAGAACGAGTTTGTTGACGAACTCGATACCGGCGGCGAAGTAGACATTGATGACTTTGACAGCCTTGTCCACGGCGCGGTCGATGAACTCGAGGTTGTCGAGGATCAGGGCCTTGATCAGCTTTCCGCGGAGGTCGAGGCTCCGATCGTCAAGCTCGTGAACGGGATCCTGCTCCGGGCGGCGAACATGGGAGTGAGCGACATTCATATCGAGCCCTATGAGAAAAAATTCAGGGTCCGCTATCGGCTCGACGGTGTCCTGACGACGGTCATGGGACTTCCCATGAAAATCAAGAACGCCATCATCTCGAGGGTGAAGATCATGTCCAGCCTCGACATCGCCGAGCGGCGGCTTCCGCAGGACGGCAGGATCAAGCTGAAGATGGGGAAGAGCAAGGTGATGGACTACCGTGTTTCGGTGCTTCCCTGCCTCTTCGGAGAGAAGATCGTGCTTCGTCTCCTGGACAAGTCCAACCTGCAGCTGGATATGACCAAGCTCGGCTTCGACGAGGACCAGCTCAAGGACTTCAAGGACGCGTTGAACAGACCATACGGCATGGTCCTCGTGACGGGTCCTACGGGAAGCGGCAAAACGACCACGCTCTATTCGGCCCTGAGCGAGCTCAATACCGACGATGTCAATCTCCTGACCGCGGAGGACCCGGTTGAGTTCAATCTCATGGGCATCAACCAGGTACAGATGAAGGACGAGATCGGGCTTAATTTCGCCGCGGCCCTCCGCTCGTTCCTCCGGCAGGACCCGGACATCATCATGGTGGGCGAGACCCGAGATTATGAGACGGCAGAGATCGGCGTGAAAGCCGCCCTCACGGGACACCTTGTCCTCACGACGCTCCATACCAATGACGCACCGAGCACGATCAACCGAATGCTGAACATGGGTGTTGAACCCTTCCTCGTGTCATCGGCGGTGATCCTGATCGTCGCCCAGCGTCTCGTGCGAAAGGTCTGCCAGAACTGCAAGAAGCCTGAGAAGATCCCCGTGCAGGCGTTCATCGATGCGGGGTTCGATCCCGAAGAGGCGAAGACGGTCGTCAGCCATAAGGGCGAGGGCTGCACCGTGTGCAACAAGACCGGGTATAAGGGCAGGGTCGCGCTCTACGAAGTGATGCCGATCAAGGACGAGATCAAGGAGCTGGTCCTGCAGGGCGCGTCGGTCTTTGATATCAAGAAGCAGGCCATTACCGGGGGCATGAAGACGCTCCGGCGAAGCGGCCTGTTGAAGGTAAAGAGCGGTCTGACCTCACTGGAAGAGGTCATTGAAAATACCTTCCCCGACAATCAGGAAAGCAGGTAG
- a CDS encoding type IV pilus twitching motility protein PilT — protein sequence MANLHDLLKYMIEKGASDLHITTGIAPSIRVDGKMKPIPGLEPLTGTQTKDLCYSILTDAQKHKFEENSELDLSFGVKNLSRFRANMFVQRGAVAAAIRTIPFKIKTFQELGLSEVVSDLCKKPRGLVLVTGPTGSGKSTTLASMIDKINSERQEHIITIEDPIEYLHPHKKCLVNQREVNADTKSFKDALKYILRQDPDVVLVGEMRDLETIEAALTIAETGHLTFATLHTNSAAQTMNRIIDVFPPHQQSQVRAQLSFVLEGVMSQQLIPKIGGGRVLALEILVPNSAIRNLIREDKIHQIYSQMQTGQSKFGMQTLNQSLYDLYVKKMISYEDCVGRSSVPDELIQMLSRSGLASSQVVQKDYR from the coding sequence ATGGCCAATCTGCACGATCTGCTGAAGTATATGATAGAAAAAGGGGCTTCCGATCTCCATATCACCACGGGAATCGCGCCGTCCATACGCGTCGACGGCAAGATGAAGCCCATCCCCGGCCTGGAGCCCCTTACCGGGACGCAGACCAAGGACCTCTGCTACAGCATCCTGACCGATGCCCAGAAGCACAAGTTCGAAGAGAACAGCGAACTTGATCTCTCCTTCGGCGTCAAGAACCTCTCCCGTTTCCGCGCGAACATGTTCGTGCAGCGCGGCGCCGTTGCCGCAGCCATCAGGACAATCCCGTTCAAGATAAAGACCTTTCAGGAACTGGGGCTTTCGGAAGTCGTGTCCGATCTCTGCAAAAAGCCCCGGGGGCTCGTCCTGGTCACGGGCCCGACGGGAAGCGGCAAGTCGACGACGCTTGCCTCCATGATCGACAAGATCAACAGCGAGCGGCAGGAACATATCATAACGATCGAAGACCCCATCGAGTACCTCCATCCGCACAAGAAGTGTCTCGTGAACCAGCGCGAGGTGAATGCCGACACCAAGTCATTCAAGGATGCGCTCAAATATATCCTGCGTCAAGACCCTGATGTGGTGCTCGTGGGTGAGATGCGCGACCTCGAGACCATTGAGGCCGCCCTGACCATCGCCGAAACCGGCCACTTGACCTTTGCGACACTCCATACGAACTCTGCCGCTCAGACGATGAACCGCATCATTGATGTGTTCCCGCCGCACCAGCAGTCCCAGGTTCGGGCCCAGCTGTCCTTTGTCCTCGAAGGCGTGATGTCGCAGCAGCTCATTCCGAAAATCGGCGGCGGCCGCGTGCTCGCTCTCGAGATCCTGGTCCCCAATTCGGCGATCCGCAACCTGATCCGCGAGGACAAGATCCACCAGATCTATTCGCAAATGCAGACCGGACAGTCAAAGTTCGGAATGCAGACATTGAACCAGTCGCTGTATGACCTGTATGTGAAAAAGATGATCTCCTATGAGGATTGCGTGGGCCGGTCTTCGGTCCCGGATGAGCTCATTCAGATGCTGAGCCGGTCCGGTCTCGCGTCCAGTCAGGTTGTTCAAAAGGATTATCGCTGA
- a CDS encoding type II secretion system F family protein, which yields MATVFTWEGKTRQGTVQKGELSASSKEEVFTLLRKQNILPINVSAKSKEIKLSFGAQKIQDRDIVIFTRQLATMIDAGLPLVQCLDILGAQTENPTLAKTIVQVRTDVESGSTFADALKKHPKAFDNLYVNMVAAGEAGGILDTILQRLAAYMEKFAKIKKQIKSAMVYPAVILFVAVAVVALLLVVVVPMLAAMFAESGQALPLPTRIVVTASNFLKGWGGLSVLIVLVGLFIGIKQARKTEKGLRATDGIALKMPVAGDLIRKVAVAKFTRTLGTLMTSGVPILEGLLIVARTAGNKVVEEAILTTRQSVSEGKTLAEPLTKSKVFPPMVTQMISVGEATGALDSMLTKIADFYDEEVDGAVATLTSLLEPILMIFLGTTVGFVIIAMYMPIFQMGSVAGK from the coding sequence ATGGCTACCGTATTCACGTGGGAAGGGAAAACCCGGCAGGGGACCGTGCAGAAAGGGGAGCTGTCTGCCAGCAGCAAGGAGGAGGTCTTTACCCTGCTTCGCAAGCAGAACATCCTTCCCATCAACGTTTCGGCAAAGTCCAAAGAAATCAAGCTCAGCTTCGGAGCTCAGAAGATCCAGGACCGGGATATCGTCATATTCACCCGCCAGCTTGCGACGATGATCGACGCAGGATTGCCGCTGGTCCAGTGCCTCGACATCTTGGGAGCGCAGACCGAGAACCCGACGCTCGCGAAGACCATTGTGCAGGTAAGGACCGATGTCGAAAGCGGTTCCACCTTTGCGGATGCACTGAAGAAACATCCCAAGGCCTTCGACAACCTGTACGTGAACATGGTGGCCGCTGGCGAGGCAGGAGGCATCCTGGACACGATTCTCCAGCGGCTCGCCGCCTATATGGAAAAATTCGCGAAGATCAAGAAGCAGATCAAGTCAGCCATGGTCTACCCGGCGGTCATCCTGTTCGTCGCCGTTGCCGTCGTCGCCCTGCTGCTGGTCGTCGTCGTTCCGATGCTCGCTGCCATGTTCGCCGAATCGGGCCAGGCGCTGCCGCTGCCCACGCGGATCGTCGTTACCGCGAGTAATTTTTTAAAGGGGTGGGGCGGGCTGAGCGTTCTCATAGTGCTCGTCGGCCTCTTCATCGGCATCAAACAGGCGAGGAAAACCGAGAAGGGTCTCAGGGCAACCGATGGGATTGCCCTTAAGATGCCGGTAGCGGGAGATCTGATCCGCAAGGTAGCGGTCGCCAAGTTCACCCGGACGCTCGGGACGCTCATGACCAGCGGCGTGCCGATCCTGGAAGGCCTGCTGATCGTGGCCAGGACTGCGGGCAACAAGGTCGTCGAGGAGGCGATCCTCACCACGCGGCAGAGCGTCAGCGAGGGTAAGACCCTGGCGGAGCCGCTCACCAAATCGAAGGTATTTCCGCCCATGGTGACGCAAATGATCTCTGTGGGAGAGGCAACGGGCGCGCTCGACAGCATGCTCACCAAGATCGCTGATTTCTATGACGAGGAGGTCGATGGCGCCGTCGCCACGCTTACGTCGCTGCTCGAACCCATACTGATGATCTTTCTCGGGACGACGGTCGGCTTTGTCATCATCGCCATGTATATGCCCATCTTCCAGATGGGTTCTGTTGCGGGTAAATAA
- a CDS encoding CDP-alcohol phosphatidyltransferase family protein has translation MNIPNYITLLRVILIPFFVNFMIYGYYGGALLVFGAACLTDALDGLIARMMNQKTALGAFLDPMADKLLILAAFVTLVLLGKLPVWLVIIVVSRDAILTMGSLIIYFTTNELKVQPSLTGKLTTVMQLAVVVLSLLSMTYDAKMEFVRYLEWGTAAVTIASGTQYFLRGLRLVE, from the coding sequence ATGAACATTCCGAACTACATCACTCTGCTCAGGGTGATCTTGATCCCTTTTTTCGTTAATTTCATGATTTACGGCTATTACGGGGGAGCGCTCTTGGTTTTCGGGGCTGCCTGCTTGACCGACGCGCTTGATGGCCTCATTGCCCGGATGATGAACCAGAAGACCGCTCTTGGCGCTTTTCTCGACCCTATGGCGGACAAACTGCTCATCCTGGCCGCTTTTGTGACACTGGTGCTGCTTGGCAAGCTTCCAGTGTGGCTGGTCATTATCGTTGTGAGCCGAGATGCCATTCTGACGATGGGAAGTCTGATCATTTATTTTACGACCAATGAGTTGAAAGTCCAGCCCTCCCTGACCGGTAAACTGACCACGGTCATGCAGTTGGCAGTCGTGGTCTTGTCGCTGCTTTCCATGACCTATGATGCTAAGATGGAATTCGTGCGCTATCTCGAGTGGGGCACGGCCGCGGTCACGATCGCTTCGGGCACCCAGTATTTTCTGAGAGGATTGAGACTGGTAGAATAA
- the polA gene encoding DNA polymerase I: protein MTQNKNNSKKRSILYIIDGNSYIYRAFYAIKNLSTSYGLPTNATFGFANMLMKVIKEKKPDLVALAFDPKGTTRRHVEFRDYKAHRPPMPRDLASQIPFIHKLVNAFRIPVYVRDGQEADDVIATLARKAIAEGIAVTIVTGDKDMLQLVGPDIKVYDTLKEKVYEAKDVEERFGVGPDRVVEVMGLMGDASDNIPGVPGIGEKTAQALIREYGTIENLLAHAQDIARPKLRQSLIENAQLARLSRELALLHTDIAIEIDLDALALKEPDSQALLALLRELEFPSLLKYVTQEPEQGKEYRSVLGEKDFDELLALLSASKEISLDTETTSVNPLLAELVGISIAVQPRVAYYLPLRHTGPGAQGQLALEHVLERLGPLLADPSIRKVGQNLKYDLLVLGHYGIDVKGIDFDTMIASYLLHPERPSHGLDALALEFLNYKTTTYADITGTGKKQIPFSEVDVKTATEYSGEDAEIVLRLKQVLEPQLRDHKLDVLFREIEMPLMEVLVEMERTGVKVDAGFLKSMSVRLETETAKIVTTIHELAGTAFNINSPKQLADILFGKFGLTPTKKTKTGFSTNVDVLQDLAHLHPLPAEILKYRMLAKLKSTYVDALPAMINPRTGRLHTSFNQTVTATGRLSSSEPNLQNIPIRTDLGREIRKAFIAESGSSLISADYSQIELRVLAHLSGDPVLIRTFLDDEDIHTRTASEIFGLDAKEITPEMRRKAKAVNFGIIYGISAFGLAQDIGVSNAEAKRYIDNYFGRYPNVRAFIDRTIQNARTNGFVTTLFGRRRFIPELSSSSAPVRNFGERTAVNTPIQGTAADMIKIAMIRISRRMSRERLSTKMILQVHDELVFEVPDGEIEIMKKLVREEMEGVVRLDVPVKIDLAAGRNWDEAH from the coding sequence ATGACACAAAATAAGAATAACAGCAAAAAAAGATCAATCCTCTATATCATCGACGGCAATTCTTATATCTACCGCGCCTTTTATGCCATCAAGAACCTCTCTACATCATATGGCCTTCCTACCAATGCCACATTCGGCTTTGCTAATATGCTGATGAAAGTGATCAAGGAAAAGAAGCCCGATCTGGTCGCTCTCGCTTTTGATCCCAAGGGGACCACGCGTCGGCATGTCGAATTCAGGGATTATAAAGCTCACCGACCCCCGATGCCGCGGGACCTCGCGTCACAGATCCCCTTTATCCATAAACTGGTCAATGCATTCCGCATCCCCGTCTACGTCCGGGACGGGCAGGAAGCCGATGATGTGATCGCGACGCTGGCCCGGAAGGCAATTGCTGAAGGAATCGCCGTCACTATCGTCACCGGGGACAAGGACATGCTCCAACTCGTGGGGCCGGATATCAAAGTATACGACACGCTCAAAGAGAAGGTTTACGAAGCGAAGGACGTGGAAGAACGGTTCGGCGTGGGGCCTGACCGCGTCGTCGAGGTCATGGGGCTCATGGGCGATGCGTCGGACAACATTCCCGGCGTCCCGGGCATCGGCGAGAAGACCGCCCAGGCCCTGATCAGGGAGTACGGGACCATAGAGAATCTGCTTGCTCATGCACAGGATATTGCGAGGCCGAAGCTGAGACAATCGCTCATCGAGAACGCCCAACTGGCCCGGTTGAGCCGCGAGCTCGCGCTGCTGCACACCGATATTGCGATCGAGATCGATCTCGATGCCTTGGCCTTGAAAGAGCCCGACAGCCAGGCCCTTCTGGCTCTCCTGCGCGAGCTTGAGTTTCCCTCACTTCTGAAGTATGTCACGCAGGAGCCCGAGCAGGGTAAAGAGTACCGGTCCGTGCTCGGAGAAAAAGATTTTGATGAGCTGCTTGCCCTGCTGTCCGCCTCGAAGGAAATCAGCCTGGATACGGAGACGACGTCGGTGAATCCTCTCCTGGCAGAGCTGGTGGGCATATCCATTGCCGTGCAGCCGCGCGTGGCTTATTATCTGCCGCTCCGCCACACGGGCCCCGGCGCGCAGGGACAGCTGGCCCTGGAGCACGTTCTCGAGCGACTGGGGCCTCTCCTCGCTGACCCGTCCATCAGAAAGGTCGGCCAGAACCTGAAATACGACCTTCTGGTGCTGGGCCACTACGGAATCGACGTGAAGGGAATCGACTTCGACACCATGATAGCGTCGTACCTTCTTCATCCGGAGAGACCATCCCACGGCCTGGATGCCCTGGCACTCGAGTTCCTGAACTACAAGACCACGACCTACGCCGACATAACCGGAACCGGCAAAAAGCAGATCCCTTTTTCAGAAGTCGATGTCAAGACGGCTACGGAATACTCGGGAGAAGACGCTGAAATCGTGCTGCGACTGAAGCAGGTGCTTGAGCCTCAGTTGAGAGACCATAAGCTCGATGTCCTGTTCCGCGAAATCGAGATGCCACTCATGGAAGTTCTTGTCGAGATGGAGCGGACCGGTGTCAAGGTCGATGCCGGGTTCCTGAAATCCATGTCCGTCAGGCTTGAAACGGAGACGGCAAAGATCGTGACAACGATCCATGAGCTCGCGGGCACCGCATTCAACATCAACAGCCCGAAGCAACTCGCTGATATCCTGTTCGGTAAATTCGGGCTGACGCCGACCAAAAAAACGAAGACGGGATTTTCCACGAACGTAGACGTCCTCCAGGATCTTGCCCACCTGCATCCCCTGCCCGCGGAGATACTGAAATACCGTATGCTGGCTAAGCTCAAATCGACCTATGTCGACGCCCTGCCTGCCATGATCAACCCGCGGACCGGCAGGCTCCACACGTCGTTCAACCAGACGGTCACGGCGACGGGCAGACTGTCGAGTAGCGAGCCGAACCTGCAGAACATCCCTATCCGCACCGACCTCGGCAGGGAAATCCGAAAGGCGTTCATCGCCGAGTCGGGATCGAGCCTCATTTCAGCGGACTATTCGCAGATCGAGCTCCGCGTGCTTGCCCACTTGAGCGGCGATCCCGTGCTGATCCGGACCTTCCTAGACGACGAGGACATTCATACCCGGACAGCCTCAGAGATATTCGGACTCGACGCAAAGGAGATCACTCCGGAGATGAGACGCAAGGCGAAGGCGGTCAACTTCGGCATCATCTATGGCATTTCGGCCTTCGGACTGGCCCAGGATATCGGCGTATCGAATGCGGAGGCCAAGCGATACATCGACAACTATTTCGGTCGCTATCCAAACGTGCGTGCGTTCATCGACAGGACGATCCAGAATGCCAGGACGAACGGCTTCGTCACGACCCTGTTCGGTCGCAGGCGCTTCATCCCGGAGCTGTCCTCATCCTCGGCGCCGGTGAGGAATTTCGGGGAGCGTACAGCGGTGAACACGCCTATTCAGGGCACGGCTGCAGATATGATCAAGATCGCGATGATCCGCATCAGCCGGCGGATGTCCCGTGAGCGGTTGTCCACGAAGATGATCCTGCAGGTCCACGACGAGCTCGTGTTCGAAGTACCCGACGGCGAGATCGAGATCATGAAGAAGTTGGTGCGGGAGGAAATGGAGGGCGTCGTCCGGCTCGACGTCCCGGTCAAGATCGATCTGGCAGCCGGCAGAAACTGGGATGAAGCGCACTGA
- a CDS encoding shikimate dehydrogenase: protein MMISGKTKIFGIFGHPVEHTFSPGMHNAAFRKLGMNACYVPFAVHPERLAEAVGAVVPLNLRGVNITVPHKEKVIPYLHELSREAGLIGAVNTLEIREGRLIGHNTDGRGFLRSLGEQARFNPKGKSFLCIGSGGAARAVGFSLALAGASCIRFHDLDHDKAGTLARDIRIKTRVDVQAITRESLATAAAGADCLINATPLGLRKADALPLPSSLIHARHLVCDLVYNPPQTPLLKQARARKARTLTGLGMLLYQGVIAFEIWTGVKAPVTVMQSALKRQIRD from the coding sequence ATGATGATTTCCGGCAAGACGAAGATTTTTGGCATATTCGGCCATCCCGTCGAGCACACCTTTTCACCGGGGATGCACAACGCCGCATTCAGGAAACTGGGGATGAACGCATGCTATGTTCCGTTTGCGGTCCATCCCGAACGGCTTGCCGAGGCGGTCGGGGCCGTCGTGCCGCTTAATCTCCGGGGAGTGAACATCACCGTGCCGCACAAGGAGAAGGTCATCCCCTATCTCCACGAACTTTCGCGGGAGGCGGGGCTCATCGGCGCGGTGAACACCCTGGAGATACGGGAAGGCAGACTGATTGGTCATAACACGGACGGGAGGGGATTTCTCCGCTCTCTCGGGGAGCAGGCGCGCTTCAACCCGAAAGGCAAGTCATTTCTCTGCATCGGTTCAGGAGGCGCGGCACGTGCTGTGGGGTTCAGCCTCGCGCTCGCGGGTGCATCGTGTATCCGGTTCCATGATCTCGATCACGATAAAGCGGGGACGCTCGCCCGGGATATCCGTATAAAAACCCGTGTCGACGTTCAGGCAATCACCCGGGAGTCGCTTGCGACAGCCGCGGCCGGTGCGGACTGCCTGATCAACGCTACCCCCCTTGGTTTGAGGAAGGCGGATGCACTTCCGCTGCCCTCCTCCCTCATTCACGCACGGCATCTCGTGTGTGATCTTGTATACAACCCGCCGCAAACGCCCCTGTTGAAGCAGGCTCGTGCCAGAAAAGCAAGGACCCTCACGGGACTCGGAATGCTTCTGTATCAGGGTGTCATCGCATTTGAAATCTGGACAGGAGTAAAGGCGCCGGTGACGGTCATGCAGTCGGCATTGAAGCGGCAGATCCGGGACTGA